CATGCTCGGGACCGTGTTCACACCTATGGCAGTTTCTACATTGCCGATCTGTTTGGTCGACTGTCCGATGACACAGCAGTCACAACGGAAGCAGTCGGGGCAACTGGAGTGGCTGCATGAGTGAGATCACACAAACGAAGTCGCGTTTCGATGATCTCAAGGTGCTTTGGCATCTGTTGTTTCGTCCCGTTCGCGGCGCAACACACGGTGAACGACTGGAGAGTTTCTATGAAGGCCAAGCATCTCACTACGATTCGTTTCGCGCCCGACTCTTGCACGGACGATCGGAATTGATGTCTTGGGTGGACTTCCCCGCCGAGGGCGTGTGGGTCGATTTCGGTGCCGGGACGGGACACAATCTGTTTTCCGCCGAAGAACAGTCCAAGTCTCTGTCGAAAATCCACTTGGTGGACCTGTCGCCATCACTGCTGAAGGTCGCGGCCGAACGAGTGGAGGAACGCGGGCTGAACAACGTGACGCTGCATCACGCTGACGCAACCAAATTCGAGCTGCCGGAAAACAGCGTGGACGTCGTCACGTTTTCGTATTCGCTGACGATGATTCCGGACTGGTTCGAGTCGATCTTGATCGCCCGGCGGATTCTCAAACCCGGTGGTCGGATTGCGGTGACCGACTTTCACGTTTCGCGAAAGCATGCTGCTTCGACGAGTCGCCAACATGGTTGGTTGCGGCGGACGTTTTGGTCGCTCTGGTTTGCGTCGGACAATGTTTCCTTGTCCAGCGACCATCTGGCCATGTTGAACCGGCAATTTGAAATGGAACGTTGCGACGAGCGACTGGGAAGCGTTCCCTACATGCCGCTGCTGAAGGCACCGTATTACTTGTTCCTCGGCCGGAAGCCGGCCGAATGAGGAGCGACTTGGTTAGCGTCTGCTCACCAGGCCTTGGACCAGCTGGCGATGACCGAGTAATCGGTTTCCAATTGGATCCCATCCAGGTCTTGAGCGATGGTGGGGACGAACTCGAAGTTGAAGTAGTGACCGCGAGCCATCACCTGGGTGCCGATGCCGAGGTTGTACCAGTAACCGCCACGGAACTCCTCCACGTTGGTGGAGATCACCAGATTGTCGGCCGTGGGATCGGATCCGTCGTAATCCGTTCGCCAGAGGTGTTCGCCGCGGAGGGAAACGGACCAATTGTCGGTCAACAGAACGCTGGTCCAGGAATTCAAACGGAACTCGTCGCTGACGCTGTACCCGCGATAGTTGCGGCCGATCGGCAAATCGGTTTGGAACTGGACACCACCGCTCCACCAATCGCGAAAGTACTTCCACGTCACGCCGGGACGAGCGTTGAAGGTACCGCTGCCGAGCCGCATGGGGTAAGGCAGTGGTTGCGACATCATGCCGTTGGTCGGTGCGGTTGATTCGCGATAGATGTCACCGGTCGGAACCGAGCATCCGAGGTTGAAGAGCAGGTCTTGGGAGTCGGTGCTGTAGAGCCGCAGCAAGGCACCGAGGGAGGTGTCGCCGAAGCCACTGTTGTGAGTCGTGAATTCGCCACCGCGACCTGCCGGGTTTCCGTCCCCGCGAATGTGATCCATGGTCAGCGCGGGCATCATCAACATCGTGTACAGCGTGATGTCATCCGACGCCCCGTACATGATGTGGGCCATGTGCATTTCCATGGTCATCTGAGTCGGTGTGGCCCCGCCGTTGGTTTGGATACCATCGACCACAATGCCACCGGGAGGTCCCGCCGGCCCGATCGCATCTTGGTCGCTGATGGTGGTTTCACCGATGCGATTGTCTTCCATGGACATGACCATGTACTTGTACTCGACCATCCACTCGCCCTTGTCGTGCAAGTGATCGCCCATGATGCCGGCCGGGGCATGCTTGTCGGCCAGAGATTTCCGGCTGGGGTGATCGGCGTGAACCACGGTCGAATACAGCGCGAGAAAAACAGTTGTCGCTGTGAAACACAATCGCATATCGAGCATCCTGGAAGTGTTGGGGATACTCGGATCAATCGGGATAATCGGGACTCGCCCACTGTTCAATTTTCTCCGCACCCAGAACCTGCAATGCCCGCAAGGTTTGACATCGCCACGAAAGGCCAGTGGCAACGGTCAAGGAATCATCTCACCGTTGGTTGTCGAGCATCCTGCCGTGTGAGTGTTTGTTGCAATTCATGTTGCAATTTGGCGGCAAGATCGGATCGCTGAGCGGATAGGTCCTTCTGTTCACCGATGTCGCTCGCAAGATCGTAAAGCTCAACGCGATTGTCTTCGGCGAATTGCAGCAGCTTGTACTGGCCGCGACGGATGGCGGACTGAGGGCGAGTCCGGCTGGTCGCAAAGTCATCGATGCCGATGTTGTCGGGGGCTTTGGCAAACCCTTTCTCCGGATGGTAATACGGGAAGTGCCAAATCAACGAGCGTTCTTGCTCGGCTGATTGAGGATTGGCATTCATCCAGCCAGCGACGCTTTCACCGTCACACTTCGGTAGATCGCCGCCTGCCCAATCAACCATTGTGGGCAGCAAGTCGACCCCGATGACCGGACGTTCGATTTCTGTTTCTGCTTGGACGACGCCGGGCCAACGAACGATCATCGGCACGCGGATGCCACCCTCGTACAAGTTCCATTTGGAGCCACGTAGCGGCGCGTTGGCGGTGTACTCCGGATGCCCCCCGTTGTCGGAATAGAAAACCACAATGGTCCGATCGGCTTCGCCGGATGCCTCGAGTGAATCGAGGATCTGCCCGACATGGTGATCAAACGTCTCCACGAAGGCAGCGTACTCGATTCGGTTCTTGCGCTTCTTCGAATTCGAAGGCACCCGAGCGTCGTACTTCTTTCGCAGCCATTGGCAAGGCGTGCGGACGGGTGTGTGGACGTAGAACGAGGACGCCATTGCGAAGTACGGGCGATCGTGTTTCTTTCGAAGGAAGGCACCGACTCGGTCGACCATCGAATCGGAGGCAAAGCTGCCTACCTCGGTGATCGTTTCGACGGGCGAGCGTTTCCAGTTGTATGGGTGCGCCCCGTAGTCTTCCTCCGCCACCTCGAAGCCTTGCTTCTTGGGCCCGTGCGTGGGACTCCAACCGAGGTAGCGCTCATGGTGCGAACTGACATGCCACTTGCCGAAGAACGCCGTTTGGTAACCTTCGTCGTTCAAACACTCGGCGATCGTTCGCTCTTCAAGCGGCAGGTTCAACGTCAGCGGAGGTGCTGACAACGGCGTCGGGAAGTCGATCTTCTGTTGGCCCGCAGCGTCCTTGGTGACGAACTCAAAGTGCAAACGTGCAGGCGTCTTGCCGGTCAAGATTGATGCGCGGGATGCGGAGCAGATCGGGGCGGACGCGTAGGCTTCTGTGAAGCGGGCACCTTCGGACGCCAGTTCGTCCAGGTGCGGCGTGTCGTGCCAGGGATGCCCGTAGCAACCCAGGTCGGACCAAGCCAGATCGTCGGCCAAAATGAACAGGATGTTTGGCTGGTCGGGAGTTTCCGCTGCGGCGAATGAAGGTGCCAAGAAGACGCAGCAGAAAAGGGCTGCAGCAGCCCTCATGAAAAAGGTTGGCTTTGGCATTTTGGTTGAATGAGTGAGTGGGGAAGATGCGTCCAAACGCGGTGGGAATTCGAATTGCGGTGGGAATGCAGGGGGGCTGAACTGAGTGTGAACACTTGTGGAGCGACGGCGGGTGGGGATGGATGTTTTTCACGTTCTTCGTCGCTGGAGTCGCTAGCATCTTGGGTACCTGCACCCGTGTCAAATACACTGTGTCTTGCCCCGCCTTCATGCCTTCCGAATCCCGCCCGCCCTGCCTGAATGATGCCAGTGTCGATTTTCGCTGTGATTCCTCGTCTCGTTTGCTTGTTGCTAGTCATCTTGGTGGGAGGTGCCTCGGTTGCCGCGGAAGCGACCCGGCCCAACCTCATTGTGATTTTGGCGGACGACATGGGATACGGTGACATGGGTTGCATGGGCAGCCAAACTCTGCAAACTCCGAACCTGGATCGGCTCGCTGAGTCCGGGGTGTTGTGTTCGCAAGCTTACGTGGCCAGCGCCGTGTGTTCGCCCTCGCGAGCGGGCCTGTTGACCGGTCGTGACCCACGACGGTTTGGCTATGAAGGCAATTTGAATGCCTCCGATGCAAACTATGCGACTCGGCCGGAGTTGCTGGGGTTGCCTGCCAGCGAAAAAACGCTCGGTGATCACCTCGGGGCGTCCGGTTACGCGACCGCATTGATCGGGAAGTGGCACTTGGGGATGGGGGAAATGCATCATCCCAATCGCCGCGGCTTCGACCATTTCTGTGGCATGCTCACCGGCGGTCATCACTACTTCCCAGCGACGATGAATCACGTCATCGAACGGAACGGTCAGCGGGTGGAGGATTTTTCCAGCGAGTACCTGACGGACTTCTTCACCGATGAAGGGTTGCGATTCATTGACCAGCAGGAAGCAGCGGAGCCGGACCAGCCTTGGTTCGTTTTCT
This genomic interval from Rhodopirellula islandica contains the following:
- a CDS encoding class I SAM-dependent methyltransferase encodes the protein MSEITQTKSRFDDLKVLWHLLFRPVRGATHGERLESFYEGQASHYDSFRARLLHGRSELMSWVDFPAEGVWVDFGAGTGHNLFSAEEQSKSLSKIHLVDLSPSLLKVAAERVEERGLNNVTLHHADATKFELPENSVDVVTFSYSLTMIPDWFESILIARRILKPGGRIAVTDFHVSRKHAASTSRQHGWLRRTFWSLWFASDNVSLSSDHLAMLNRQFEMERCDERLGSVPYMPLLKAPYYLFLGRKPAE
- a CDS encoding sulfatase, which translates into the protein MAPSFAAAETPDQPNILFILADDLAWSDLGCYGHPWHDTPHLDELASEGARFTEAYASAPICSASRASILTGKTPARLHFEFVTKDAAGQQKIDFPTPLSAPPLTLNLPLEERTIAECLNDEGYQTAFFGKWHVSSHHERYLGWSPTHGPKKQGFEVAEEDYGAHPYNWKRSPVETITEVGSFASDSMVDRVGAFLRKKHDRPYFAMASSFYVHTPVRTPCQWLRKKYDARVPSNSKKRKNRIEYAAFVETFDHHVGQILDSLEASGEADRTIVVFYSDNGGHPEYTANAPLRGSKWNLYEGGIRVPMIVRWPGVVQAETEIERPVIGVDLLPTMVDWAGGDLPKCDGESVAGWMNANPQSAEQERSLIWHFPYYHPEKGFAKAPDNIGIDDFATSRTRPQSAIRRGQYKLLQFAEDNRVELYDLASDIGEQKDLSAQRSDLAAKLQHELQQTLTRQDARQPTVR
- a CDS encoding transporter, translating into MLDMRLCFTATTVFLALYSTVVHADHPSRKSLADKHAPAGIMGDHLHDKGEWMVEYKYMVMSMEDNRIGETTISDQDAIGPAGPPGGIVVDGIQTNGGATPTQMTMEMHMAHIMYGASDDITLYTMLMMPALTMDHIRGDGNPAGRGGEFTTHNSGFGDTSLGALLRLYSTDSQDLLFNLGCSVPTGDIYRESTAPTNGMMSQPLPYPMRLGSGTFNARPGVTWKYFRDWWSGGVQFQTDLPIGRNYRGYSVSDEFRLNSWTSVLLTDNWSVSLRGEHLWRTDYDGSDPTADNLVISTNVEEFRGGYWYNLGIGTQVMARGHYFNFEFVPTIAQDLDGIQLETDYSVIASWSKAW